Proteins from one Shewanella pealeana ATCC 700345 genomic window:
- a CDS encoding amidohydrolase family protein has protein sequence MRKHIITSPIALLSLLYSQALFANEQLSDNTPRLTALSHANLMLAPGNMLKDATLLIENNKIKAVIKDNDIPDGAFEIDLSGHTIYSGFIDPFTEYAIDYEREIQDKSGPVYEIKRIGGNASNGAIHSEMQWFNYVYPDKEQAKKWVDNGFTSVQSSYLDGIFRGQGVTLSLANKKANDVIYNAHTSQFMAFNKGSSVQDYPQSLMGSMALIRQTLSDANWYNQNKNKSSGETVEFNIAFERLADAKKQSFIFETKNLNNQLRAAQLLNQHELSGSLIGNGREYARLTELKSYPFSLVLPLNYPAAPEIIDGDSEREVSLAQLRHWERAPSNLAKVADAEIPFALTQYGIESDKFWPRLKLAVERGLSEEAALAALTTDAAEISGIDHLAGKLEPGFMADLVISDGNIFDDGKIVSIWLQGEERQLINRNRALLDKPYQLQLNELAFDLNISQSPSLSGTLSSGENTIELANLDYQQGRLTFSADLSEAGFKGVSRFTLWLDDQGLTGRLLDSSNQTIPFGGIKLKPVTIESKQDKPTQTALISKLTSPNVAYGLNERPALDKVHIKNATIWTSDKSGVLSNSDLIIARGKIEEIGQNLKTPSGYASIDATGKHVTAGIIDEHSHIALNGGTNEGTDAITSEVRIGDVINPDDIAIYRGLAGGVTTAQILHGSANPIGGQAQIIQLKWGDNAEQLKFEDAPASIKFALGENVKQSNWGDDYTRRFPQSRIGVKSLFSEAFNEALAYRKAHSDYKKMRSSERRRTVAPQYNYRLEAIAEVLEQTRNIHIHSYVQSEILMFLRLAEAYNFKVSTFTHILEGYKVADEMAEHGAHASTFSDWWAYKFEVYDAIPQNTCLMQNKGVLTSINSDDYEMQRRLNQEAAKSMMYCGMAAEDAWKMITINPAIQLGIEDKVGSLVEGKQADIVLWDHQPLSVYAKVDSTWISGRRYFSREQDRTAQTEVATERAALIQKVLRSDDAHKQGETPIELTEPEWHCDTHFNAWQQSAKGAL, from the coding sequence ATGCGTAAACATATAATCACATCTCCTATCGCTTTACTTAGCTTGTTATATAGCCAAGCGCTATTTGCTAATGAGCAATTGTCCGACAACACCCCCAGACTCACGGCATTAAGCCATGCAAACCTGATGCTGGCACCAGGCAACATGCTAAAAGATGCTACCCTATTGATTGAAAACAATAAAATCAAAGCCGTCATTAAGGATAACGATATTCCCGATGGGGCATTTGAAATAGATTTGTCGGGGCACACTATATATTCAGGCTTTATTGATCCCTTTACTGAATATGCCATCGACTATGAAAGAGAGATTCAAGATAAATCAGGCCCCGTATATGAAATTAAACGTATCGGCGGTAACGCAAGCAATGGTGCAATCCATTCAGAGATGCAGTGGTTCAATTATGTCTATCCAGATAAAGAACAAGCAAAGAAATGGGTTGATAATGGTTTTACCAGTGTCCAGTCTAGCTATTTAGATGGAATATTTCGCGGGCAGGGTGTGACATTATCGTTAGCCAATAAGAAGGCTAATGATGTTATTTATAATGCACATACGAGCCAATTTATGGCCTTTAACAAAGGCTCTTCTGTTCAAGATTATCCACAATCTTTAATGGGCAGTATGGCATTAATTAGACAAACCTTGTCCGATGCAAACTGGTATAACCAAAATAAGAATAAAAGTTCTGGAGAGACGGTTGAGTTTAATATTGCATTTGAGCGGCTAGCCGACGCCAAAAAGCAAAGTTTCATCTTTGAAACTAAAAACCTCAATAATCAGCTCAGAGCTGCTCAATTATTAAACCAACATGAGTTAAGCGGCAGCCTAATTGGCAATGGTCGTGAATATGCAAGATTAACGGAATTAAAGTCCTACCCTTTCAGCCTCGTCCTGCCACTTAATTATCCCGCCGCACCTGAAATAATCGACGGTGATAGTGAGCGTGAAGTCAGCCTAGCTCAATTAAGGCATTGGGAGCGCGCCCCAAGTAATTTAGCCAAGGTTGCAGATGCCGAAATTCCGTTCGCATTAACTCAATACGGAATAGAGTCTGATAAATTTTGGCCAAGGCTTAAATTAGCCGTTGAAAGAGGTTTGTCTGAAGAAGCGGCCCTAGCCGCATTAACCACCGACGCCGCTGAAATATCAGGGATCGATCATTTAGCGGGTAAACTCGAACCTGGCTTTATGGCAGACTTGGTCATCAGCGACGGTAATATTTTCGATGACGGTAAGATTGTCAGTATCTGGTTACAGGGTGAAGAGCGCCAGCTTATCAATCGCAATAGAGCCCTACTCGACAAGCCCTATCAGCTGCAGCTTAACGAGCTGGCCTTCGATCTCAACATTAGCCAATCTCCGTCTTTAAGTGGTACGCTTTCTAGCGGTGAGAATACCATTGAGCTAGCCAACCTTGATTACCAACAAGGACGGCTCACGTTTAGCGCCGACCTATCTGAGGCGGGATTTAAAGGCGTTAGTCGCTTCACCCTCTGGTTAGATGACCAAGGCCTGACGGGTAGACTGCTCGACAGCAGTAACCAAACCATTCCTTTTGGTGGAATAAAGCTCAAGCCAGTTACTATAGAGAGTAAGCAAGATAAGCCAACGCAAACCGCGCTTATTTCCAAGCTAACTTCGCCTAATGTGGCTTATGGTTTAAATGAGCGCCCGGCGCTAGATAAGGTACATATAAAAAACGCCACTATCTGGACCTCAGATAAGAGCGGCGTACTCAGCAATAGCGATCTGATCATTGCCCGAGGAAAAATTGAAGAGATAGGCCAAAACCTCAAGACCCCTTCTGGCTATGCCAGTATCGATGCCACAGGTAAGCATGTCACCGCTGGCATTATCGACGAGCACTCTCATATTGCCCTTAACGGCGGTACAAACGAAGGCACTGACGCTATCACCTCTGAGGTGCGTATTGGCGATGTGATCAACCCAGATGATATCGCCATCTACCGCGGTCTTGCTGGCGGTGTCACCACAGCACAGATCCTTCACGGCAGCGCCAACCCCATTGGTGGCCAAGCGCAGATCATTCAGCTTAAATGGGGCGATAATGCCGAGCAACTGAAGTTTGAAGATGCGCCAGCAAGCATTAAGTTTGCCTTAGGTGAAAACGTTAAACAGAGTAACTGGGGTGACGATTATACCCGTCGCTTCCCTCAGAGCCGCATCGGGGTTAAATCCCTATTTAGCGAGGCTTTCAACGAAGCACTCGCCTATCGCAAGGCTCACTCCGATTATAAAAAAATGCGCTCAAGCGAGCGCAGGCGCACGGTCGCGCCGCAGTATAACTATCGCTTAGAAGCAATTGCTGAGGTGTTAGAACAAACCCGCAATATTCATATTCACTCTTATGTGCAATCTGAAATACTGATGTTCTTGCGGCTTGCCGAGGCGTACAACTTCAAAGTCAGCACCTTTACCCATATTCTGGAGGGCTATAAGGTCGCCGATGAGATGGCCGAGCACGGCGCCCATGCCTCCACTTTCTCCGATTGGTGGGCATACAAGTTTGAAGTCTATGATGCTATCCCACAGAACACCTGCTTGATGCAAAACAAAGGCGTTCTCACCAGCATCAACTCCGACGACTATGAAATGCAGCGCCGACTTAACCAGGAAGCGGCAAAGTCGATGATGTATTGCGGCATGGCGGCAGAAGATGCGTGGAAGATGATCACCATCAACCCTGCTATTCAACTCGGTATTGAAGACAAGGTCGGCTCATTGGTTGAAGGTAAACAAGCCGATATCGTGTTATGGGATCACCAGCCACTTTCTGTTTACGCCAAGGTCGACTCTACCTGGATTAGCGGCCGCCGCTATTTCAGCCGCGAACAAGACAGAACTGCACAAACTGAGGTTGCAACAGAGCGCGCTGCACTTATCCAAAAAGTCCTTCGCAGCGATGATGCCCATAAACAAGGCGAAACCCCGATAGAGTTAACCGAGCCTGAATGGCACTGCGATACCCACTTTAATGCATGGCAGCAGTCAGCCAAAGGAGCACTGTAA
- a CDS encoding amidohydrolase family protein: MTLNASFRATAFKQTILKQTIALLSLPLCFMANAHDMLPAKAQSQTILFTNATVHTVTNGVMQDSDVLIADGKVIAVAQDLDVAKAEVTEPATSNSSNTSLNSSMSQDYSELLDGVQIIDASGKHLYPGLIALDTTMGLIEVEMMRPSNDAYEVGDINPQLEAISAFNPDSEIIPTVRVNGITHAQVVPQGDGLAGQSALVSMDSWTVEDALVESNKQFHLYWPHIRWLSKDSDKRKEQQQDLKLRIEKVYAAFLDGQRYQLAAKSGNVNKKDLRWQALAPLYEGKAQLFVHAQSQKQIEEAIALSKQFGFKLVIVGGYDAWRVAGALAEVNAKVIYNRTLTLPKRNDEPIDLAFKIPALLKQAQVPFALAFSSDWNSRNLPFAAGQTVAYGLTKEEALKSITLDAAKVLDIHDMGAIAPGFRANIILATGDILDPMQAGIESIYIDGRKIDLNNRHQQLYQKYLKR; encoded by the coding sequence ATGACGTTAAATGCCTCTTTTAGAGCCACTGCTTTTAAGCAAACAATTTTGAAGCAGACTATCGCCCTACTAAGCCTGCCACTGTGTTTTATGGCCAATGCCCATGACATGCTGCCGGCTAAGGCGCAAAGCCAAACCATACTATTTACTAATGCTACGGTGCACACCGTTACTAATGGCGTGATGCAAGACAGCGATGTACTGATTGCTGATGGTAAAGTTATTGCCGTGGCGCAAGACTTAGATGTAGCCAAAGCTGAAGTAACTGAGCCAGCAACAAGCAATTCATCAAACACGTCATTAAACTCCTCAATGAGCCAGGACTATTCAGAGCTGCTTGATGGTGTACAAATTATCGATGCCAGTGGTAAACACCTGTATCCTGGGTTAATTGCGCTGGATACCACCATGGGCCTGATTGAAGTGGAGATGATGCGCCCAAGCAATGACGCCTACGAGGTGGGTGACATCAACCCTCAGCTAGAGGCTATTTCAGCCTTTAACCCTGACTCGGAGATCATTCCAACGGTCAGAGTCAATGGTATTACCCATGCCCAAGTCGTACCTCAGGGTGATGGGTTAGCCGGACAATCTGCGCTAGTGTCGATGGACAGCTGGACTGTTGAAGATGCCTTAGTCGAATCGAATAAGCAGTTCCACCTTTACTGGCCTCATATTCGTTGGTTATCCAAAGATAGCGACAAACGTAAGGAACAACAGCAAGATTTAAAGCTTCGAATCGAGAAGGTTTACGCCGCGTTTCTAGATGGTCAGCGTTATCAGCTTGCCGCCAAGTCGGGCAATGTGAATAAGAAAGATCTTCGCTGGCAGGCTTTAGCGCCACTCTATGAAGGCAAGGCGCAGCTATTTGTTCATGCTCAGTCGCAAAAGCAGATTGAGGAAGCTATCGCCCTAAGCAAACAGTTTGGTTTTAAGTTGGTGATTGTTGGTGGTTACGACGCCTGGCGCGTCGCTGGCGCACTTGCCGAAGTTAACGCCAAGGTGATTTATAACCGAACGCTAACGCTGCCTAAACGTAACGATGAACCGATCGATCTGGCCTTTAAAATTCCTGCTCTACTCAAGCAGGCTCAGGTGCCGTTTGCCCTCGCCTTCTCGTCTGACTGGAATAGCCGCAATCTGCCTTTTGCCGCTGGGCAAACTGTTGCCTATGGCTTAACCAAAGAGGAAGCGCTAAAGAGCATCACCTTAGATGCAGCCAAAGTGTTAGATATCCATGATATGGGAGCGATAGCACCGGGTTTTAGAGCCAATATTATCTTGGCAACGGGTGACATATTGGACCCAATGCAGGCAGGTATTGAGTCAATCTATATCGATGGTCGTAAAATTGATCTTAATAATCGTCATCAACAGCTTTATCAAAAGTACCTAAAGCGCTAA
- the rcsF gene encoding Rcs stress response system protein RcsF: MKYLLPSVFILLLGGCAGEYTFNSNLDSDAINDYFKASDVTVYEGTLQPVGPFEVKGMVEGETCQVSENDAPASVSEARTLARRAAADKQANGLVIKNCLLIEEASQNCVSRALCVGQAIVTTNIQQ; the protein is encoded by the coding sequence ATGAAATACCTATTACCTTCAGTTTTTATTCTTTTGCTCGGTGGCTGTGCGGGTGAGTACACCTTTAACAGTAATCTCGATAGCGATGCCATTAATGATTATTTTAAGGCATCCGATGTCACTGTCTATGAAGGTACACTTCAGCCTGTAGGCCCTTTTGAAGTGAAAGGCATGGTCGAAGGTGAAACCTGCCAAGTATCAGAAAATGATGCTCCGGCCTCGGTCAGTGAAGCACGCACTCTGGCTCGCCGAGCTGCAGCCGATAAACAGGCCAACGGACTAGTGATCAAAAACTGTTTATTGATTGAAGAAGCCAGTCAAAATTGCGTAAGCCGAGCGCTTTGTGTCGGCCAAGCGATTGTGACAACCAACATCCAACAGTAA
- the tsaA gene encoding tRNA (N6-threonylcarbamoyladenosine(37)-N6)-methyltransferase TrmO, with the protein MSFSNQIQAVAYCRTPYKQKFGIPRQPGLVSAARGFVELAPPFNQIDAVRGLEQYSHLWLLFCFHENLAAGWKTTVRPPRLGGNEKLGVFATRSTFRPNGIGQSVVKLHAVHTHNGKVSLEISGMDLLDGTPIIDIKPYIPFSDSIENAQGGIAQDAPVLANVYFNQQAQTQLEKYLQNPAYPRLAELIEGVLAQDPRPAYKKAKADPKLYQVALYDLDILWVITDKGIEVTELRPSTIGKDLPSAPQSVQPTSQS; encoded by the coding sequence ATGTCTTTTAGTAACCAAATTCAAGCCGTCGCCTATTGCCGCACTCCTTATAAACAAAAGTTTGGTATCCCCAGACAACCAGGTTTGGTAAGCGCTGCACGCGGCTTTGTCGAGTTAGCCCCGCCCTTTAACCAAATTGATGCAGTTAGAGGCTTAGAGCAATACTCACATTTATGGCTGCTATTTTGCTTCCATGAAAACTTAGCGGCAGGCTGGAAGACAACGGTTCGTCCTCCAAGGCTGGGTGGCAATGAAAAGCTTGGCGTGTTTGCCACTCGCTCGACCTTCAGACCTAACGGCATCGGTCAGTCAGTGGTAAAACTGCATGCTGTGCATACCCATAACGGTAAGGTCAGTCTCGAGATCTCTGGTATGGATCTGCTCGACGGCACACCGATTATCGACATTAAGCCCTATATTCCGTTTTCAGATTCTATCGAGAATGCTCAAGGCGGTATTGCCCAGGACGCCCCGGTTTTAGCCAATGTTTACTTCAATCAGCAAGCACAAACTCAGCTTGAAAAATATCTGCAAAACCCCGCTTACCCGCGCCTTGCTGAATTAATTGAAGGGGTGTTAGCCCAAGATCCACGCCCAGCCTATAAGAAGGCCAAAGCCGATCCAAAGCTTTATCAAGTCGCATTATATGACTTAGATATCTTATGGGTGATCACAGATAAAGGTATTGAAGTCACTGAACTGCGCCCGTCAACGATTGGTAAAGATTTACCGTCTGCTCCGCAATCAGTTCAGCCAACATCGCAGAGTTAA
- a CDS encoding acyltransferase, producing MEKPAVTKPDYRTQHQKRLSYMPWLYFSLKEKHLQWAKPWQAEVQAHFSAVETISIGDNCFVAPEANLFAEPGRDINIGNQCMIAADSFLHGPITLGNEVAINHGCSLDGGRHGIKIGNQTRIANNVTIYAFNHGMAPDTPIYQQASNSKGVVIGEDVWIGAQAGIVDGVTIGNHAVIGMGAVVTKDVADYAIVAGNPARVIGDRREKR from the coding sequence ATGGAAAAGCCAGCAGTAACTAAGCCCGATTACCGAACTCAGCATCAAAAGCGCTTGTCTTACATGCCTTGGCTTTATTTCTCACTAAAAGAGAAACATCTTCAGTGGGCCAAGCCATGGCAAGCTGAAGTGCAAGCTCATTTTAGTGCGGTAGAAACCATCTCTATTGGCGATAACTGTTTCGTGGCGCCAGAGGCGAACCTTTTTGCAGAGCCTGGACGTGATATCAATATCGGCAATCAATGTATGATAGCCGCTGACAGCTTCTTGCACGGCCCTATTACATTAGGCAATGAAGTGGCGATTAATCACGGTTGCTCCCTCGATGGTGGCCGTCACGGGATCAAGATAGGCAATCAAACCCGCATCGCTAATAACGTTACCATCTACGCCTTTAATCACGGTATGGCGCCCGATACCCCAATCTATCAACAAGCCTCTAACTCCAAAGGTGTGGTGATAGGGGAAGACGTATGGATTGGCGCTCAAGCGGGGATTGTGGATGGTGTCACCATAGGTAATCACGCCGTAATAGGCATGGGGGCCGTGGTGACCAAAGATGTGGCCGACTACGCGATTGTGGCGGGTAATCCAGCTCGAGTAATTGGCGATAGACGAGAAAAGCGCTAA
- a CDS encoding universal stress protein, with protein MGTHDILCPIDFSETSTHALGYAVEMASLYKVNIRLLNVMSLPNVAPDFGIVINGPTEQFQDPEAYANDKIKQIVAEVREQMPRGLMVHTNVRSGGVVEQILEEADEQKVGMIVIASNGLTGLSHLLNPNVAEAIANQAKCPVLVVK; from the coding sequence ATGGGTACTCACGATATCTTGTGTCCGATAGATTTTTCAGAAACATCGACTCATGCCTTAGGTTATGCCGTAGAGATGGCAAGCTTATATAAGGTCAACATTAGGCTATTAAATGTGATGTCCCTACCTAACGTTGCACCGGATTTTGGCATAGTGATAAACGGCCCAACCGAGCAGTTTCAAGATCCTGAAGCCTATGCCAACGATAAGATAAAACAGATTGTGGCAGAGGTGCGAGAGCAAATGCCTAGAGGGTTAATGGTACATACCAACGTTCGCAGTGGCGGCGTAGTCGAGCAAATTTTAGAGGAAGCTGACGAGCAAAAAGTGGGCATGATAGTGATTGCTAGCAATGGTTTAACAGGCCTGTCTCACCTGTTAAACCCCAACGTCGCCGAGGCCATCGCCAATCAGGCTAAGTGTCCTGTTCTCGTCGTTAAATAA
- a CDS encoding carbon-nitrogen hydrolase family protein, with protein MKKVAIIQEAPCVLDKKATIQKAVEIVHSVSEKGAELIVFPEAFIPGYPAWIWRLRPGADWGVSEALHTRLLQNSVDMSSDDLKPLLEAAKQRAVTLVCGLNERDNANSQSTIYNTAITIDPQGKIVNHHRKLMPTNPERMVWGFGDGHGLNVIATPVGKIASLICWENYMPLARYALYSQGVEIYIAPTYDSGEAWIGTMQHIAREGKCWVLCCGVALQRKDLPEDFPDLDRLYPADEDWINPGDSLIVSPNGEIMAGPMSKEKGYLLLDIDVAKAASSKRALDVAGHYSRPDVFKLEVDKSRQSPVSFKNQS; from the coding sequence ATGAAAAAAGTCGCAATTATTCAAGAGGCGCCCTGTGTGCTAGATAAGAAAGCAACGATTCAAAAAGCCGTAGAAATTGTTCATTCGGTATCAGAAAAAGGTGCTGAACTTATTGTTTTCCCTGAGGCATTTATTCCAGGATACCCAGCCTGGATATGGCGCTTAAGACCTGGGGCGGACTGGGGCGTGAGTGAAGCCTTACATACGCGTTTGCTACAAAACTCGGTGGATATGTCATCGGATGATCTTAAGCCGCTATTAGAGGCGGCCAAACAGAGAGCTGTGACTCTAGTTTGTGGGTTAAACGAGCGAGATAATGCTAATAGCCAGTCGACCATCTATAACACCGCCATCACTATCGATCCCCAAGGGAAAATCGTTAACCATCACCGTAAGCTTATGCCGACGAATCCGGAGCGTATGGTTTGGGGCTTTGGTGATGGCCATGGGCTAAACGTGATTGCTACGCCAGTAGGAAAAATAGCGAGCCTCATATGCTGGGAAAATTATATGCCACTGGCGAGGTACGCCCTATATTCACAGGGGGTAGAAATATATATCGCACCAACCTATGACAGCGGTGAAGCTTGGATTGGCACTATGCAGCATATTGCTAGAGAGGGAAAGTGTTGGGTACTGTGCTGTGGTGTCGCGCTGCAAAGAAAAGATCTACCAGAAGACTTTCCCGATCTCGATAGACTCTACCCGGCAGATGAGGATTGGATTAATCCCGGAGACTCGCTCATCGTCTCCCCAAATGGCGAAATCATGGCAGGCCCCATGTCTAAAGAGAAGGGCTATTTACTGTTAGATATTGATGTGGCAAAGGCGGCTAGCTCAAAGCGGGCGCTGGATGTTGCAGGGCATTATTCTAGGCCGGATGTGTTTAAATTAGAAGTCGATAAGTCTCGTCAGTCACCAGTCAGCTTTAAGAATCAGAGCTAA
- a CDS encoding proline--tRNA ligase produces the protein MRVSKYLLSTQKETPANAEVVSHQLMLRAGMIRRNASGLYSWLPTGLRVLRKIEAIVREEMNKAGSVEILMPMVQPADLWVETGRFEKFGPELLRFQDRHNRDFVLGPTHEEVITDIVRKEVNSYKQLPLNLYQIQTKFRDEVRPRFGVMRSREFLMKDAYSFHIDQETMDETYEAMFQAYSNILTRLGLAFRPVMADTGSIGGSMSHEFHVLANSGEDLIAYSTESDYAANIEKCEAPLPTETRQAATSEMTLVDTPNAKTIAELVEQHGIAIEKTVKTLIVKGATEEAPLVAIVIRGDHELNEVKAEKLDAVLAPFEFADEAAIRDAIGAGTGSIGPVGLNMPVFVDHSVSIMSDFGAGANQDGKHYFGINWERDLPEAPAFDLRNIIEGEPSPCGKGTIALLRGIEVGHIFQLGTNYSEAMNANVLDQNGKSQTLLMGCYGVGVSRMVAAAIEQNNDDRGIIWPEAIAPFTVGILPMNMHKSHRVKDIAEQLYQDLNDAGIEVMFDDRKERPGVMFADMELIGIPHVVVIGDRNIDNGMFEYKNRRTGEKQDIPLDQIVEFLKAQQA, from the coding sequence ATGCGCGTAAGCAAGTACCTGCTATCAACTCAAAAAGAAACTCCTGCAAACGCAGAAGTCGTTAGTCATCAGTTAATGTTACGTGCGGGCATGATCCGTCGTAACGCATCAGGCTTATACAGCTGGTTGCCGACAGGTTTGCGTGTACTACGTAAAATCGAAGCGATTGTTCGTGAAGAAATGAACAAGGCCGGCTCAGTTGAAATTCTTATGCCTATGGTTCAACCAGCTGACCTTTGGGTTGAAACGGGTCGTTTTGAAAAATTTGGTCCTGAGCTACTTCGTTTCCAAGACCGTCACAACCGTGACTTCGTACTTGGCCCAACTCACGAAGAAGTGATCACCGATATCGTGCGTAAAGAGGTTAACTCATACAAGCAGTTACCACTTAACCTATACCAAATTCAAACCAAATTCCGTGACGAAGTTCGTCCACGTTTTGGTGTAATGCGTTCACGTGAATTCTTGATGAAAGATGCATATTCTTTCCATATCGATCAAGAAACTATGGATGAAACCTATGAAGCGATGTTCCAAGCTTATAGCAACATTCTTACTCGCTTAGGCCTAGCTTTCCGTCCAGTTATGGCTGATACGGGTTCTATCGGTGGCAGCATGTCACACGAGTTCCACGTATTGGCTAACAGTGGTGAAGACTTAATCGCTTACTCAACGGAAAGCGATTACGCGGCAAACATTGAAAAATGTGAAGCGCCTCTGCCAACTGAAACACGTCAAGCCGCAACCAGCGAAATGACGTTAGTTGACACACCAAACGCTAAGACAATTGCTGAACTTGTAGAACAGCACGGTATTGCGATTGAGAAAACAGTTAAGACACTAATCGTTAAAGGTGCGACTGAAGAAGCGCCATTAGTGGCTATCGTTATTCGTGGCGACCACGAGCTAAACGAAGTTAAAGCTGAAAAGTTAGATGCAGTATTAGCACCATTTGAGTTTGCTGATGAAGCGGCTATCCGTGATGCTATTGGCGCAGGCACAGGTTCTATCGGTCCTGTTGGCCTAAATATGCCAGTATTTGTTGACCACAGCGTTAGCATCATGAGCGACTTTGGCGCCGGTGCAAACCAAGATGGCAAGCACTACTTCGGCATTAACTGGGAGCGCGATCTACCAGAAGCACCAGCATTCGATTTACGTAACATCATCGAAGGTGAGCCTAGCCCATGTGGTAAAGGCACTATCGCCCTACTTCGCGGTATTGAAGTCGGCCATATCTTCCAGTTAGGTACTAACTACTCTGAAGCGATGAATGCCAACGTACTTGACCAAAATGGTAAGTCACAGACTCTACTAATGGGTTGTTACGGTGTGGGTGTAAGCCGTATGGTAGCTGCTGCAATTGAGCAAAACAATGATGATCGCGGTATTATCTGGCCTGAAGCGATTGCACCGTTCACAGTTGGTATTTTGCCAATGAACATGCACAAGTCGCATCGCGTTAAAGATATCGCAGAGCAGCTTTATCAAGACCTAAACGATGCAGGTATCGAAGTGATGTTCGATGACCGTAAAGAGCGTCCAGGCGTGATGTTTGCTGATATGGAGCTTATCGGTATTCCACACGTTGTGGTTATTGGTGATCGTAACATCGATAACGGCATGTTCGAATACAAGAACCGTCGTACTGGTGAGAAGCAAGATATTCCACTAGACCAAATCGTTGAGTTCTTAAAAGCGCAACAAGCTTAA